In the Geobacter sp. FeAm09 genome, one interval contains:
- a CDS encoding prepilin-type N-terminal cleavage/methylation domain-containing protein: protein MSSDRGFTLIEFLVALVILMVGLLGLLQAVNVSLNHNLQNQLRNEGVIVADEQMAKEMAKGYDLVSTSTRTYVVSNRPVLNALKNFSVSRSGTTIQNSKQVNIVVTWHHKGASYNHEAAAVITKTNQ from the coding sequence GTGTCAAGTGACCGTGGTTTTACTCTTATCGAGTTCCTTGTGGCCCTCGTCATCCTTATGGTGGGACTCTTGGGACTTTTGCAGGCCGTCAACGTCTCCCTGAATCACAATCTGCAGAACCAGTTGCGGAACGAGGGGGTTATCGTTGCGGATGAACAGATGGCCAAGGAAATGGCCAAAGGGTATGATCTCGTTTCCACATCTACCCGTACCTATGTCGTCAGTAATCGCCCGGTTTTGAATGCGTTGAAGAATTTTTCGGTTAGCCGATCCGGTACAACCATCCAGAACTCCAAGCAGGTCAATATTGTGGTCACCTGGCACCACAAGGGGGCTTCGTACAATCATGAGGCGGCAGCGGTAATCACCAAGACAAATCAGTGA
- a CDS encoding Tfp pilus assembly protein FimT/FimU, translated as MSRAGFSLIELIVTMAIIGILLSVATLNFTAMQRKARIESETRQIFADLNDARLNAIYLKRNYRVTFQPGSYVMKNYTSDNEATTAGKTLFTKTVPYQLSLSNGGSIANAVAEFDKRGLATDQTTLNIFYVNPAKSGAIIDCIVIGVAKTNMGQGVDSDNNGQAESCSVK; from the coding sequence ATGAGTAGAGCCGGATTCTCGTTGATCGAGTTGATTGTCACCATGGCTATCATTGGGATACTGCTTTCTGTCGCTACGCTCAATTTTACCGCCATGCAGCGCAAGGCCCGGATCGAGAGCGAGACGCGGCAGATTTTTGCCGACCTGAATGATGCCAGGCTCAATGCCATCTATCTGAAGAGGAACTATCGGGTCACGTTCCAACCCGGCAGCTATGTGATGAAAAACTACACCAGCGACAATGAGGCCACAACGGCCGGGAAAACCCTTTTTACCAAAACAGTCCCCTATCAACTGAGCCTGAGCAATGGCGGTTCCATTGCAAATGCCGTTGCTGAATTCGACAAGAGGGGGCTTGCCACCGATCAGACGACCCTGAACATTTTCTATGTCAATCCGGCAAAGAGCGGCGCCATAATTGATTGTATCGTTATTGGCGTGGCAAAAACAAATATGGGGCAGGGAGTGGACAGTGACAATAATGGGCAGGCGGAAAGCTGCAGTGTCAAGTGA
- a CDS encoding PilW family protein yields the protein MRSNNSGFTLIEVLIVTAVFVIVLLITGSAFKTILGQSAKVFRSEESNIEGIIGLEMLRHDLQQAGLGLFTETSTVSYTGEALNAPASTYNDFNAGTEPPRPIVAGNNVASVASDPDSSGNYKILAGTDYLVVKAATVSTSKTAQKWTYLEISPPNVTSHSWPSAAENLGSGDNVVLLKRQVSTSGQSTTLTPTLTNQFYYTYSNTAFAQFSSASNTIYTAYGIDSSTPRMPFNRADYFVGLPVIGSGTPDSSRIPDVCAKDASGSPSPYVGILYKATVNHADGKLTYHPLLDCVADMQVVLGWDMNSDGAIDCYSNADGTVMIGSCTAPTGGTAADALSATNKNNASAATVPNIRNNLKIVKVYLLAQNGRRDPNYTSPSPIVVGDTAAAETSLTNSYDLAAKGLLNYRWKLYRVVVRPKNLFSNE from the coding sequence ATGCGATCGAATAACAGCGGTTTTACTCTGATTGAAGTGTTGATTGTCACGGCTGTTTTCGTGATTGTGCTGCTGATAACGGGAAGTGCCTTCAAGACGATCCTCGGGCAGAGCGCCAAGGTGTTTCGGAGCGAGGAGAGCAACATAGAAGGTATCATTGGTCTCGAAATGTTGCGGCATGACCTGCAGCAGGCCGGTTTGGGGCTGTTTACCGAAACCTCGACGGTCAGTTATACCGGCGAAGCCCTGAATGCTCCCGCAAGTACCTATAACGACTTCAATGCCGGTACGGAGCCGCCGCGGCCGATCGTCGCCGGCAATAATGTGGCGTCTGTTGCGTCGGACCCGGACAGCAGCGGCAATTATAAAATTCTTGCCGGCACCGACTACCTGGTCGTAAAGGCCGCCACGGTCAGTACTTCCAAGACGGCACAGAAATGGACCTACCTTGAAATTTCGCCACCCAACGTCACGTCCCATTCCTGGCCATCCGCTGCGGAGAACCTGGGGAGCGGCGACAATGTGGTCCTGTTGAAGCGGCAGGTGAGTACCAGCGGCCAGAGCACGACCTTAACCCCCACCCTTACGAACCAATTCTATTACACGTACAGCAATACGGCCTTTGCCCAGTTCTCATCGGCGAGCAACACCATATATACGGCGTATGGCATTGACAGCTCCACGCCCCGCATGCCCTTCAACCGGGCCGATTATTTTGTCGGGCTTCCAGTTATCGGTTCCGGTACACCCGATTCGAGCAGGATTCCCGATGTCTGTGCCAAGGATGCCAGCGGCAGTCCCAGCCCCTATGTGGGAATCCTCTACAAGGCAACGGTCAATCATGCCGATGGCAAACTGACGTACCATCCGCTATTGGACTGCGTTGCCGATATGCAAGTGGTCCTCGGGTGGGATATGAACAGCGATGGCGCAATTGATTGTTATTCGAATGCGGATGGCACGGTCATGATCGGTAGTTGTACCGCACCAACCGGCGGTACGGCGGCGGACGCCCTTTCAGCGACAAACAAAAACAACGCCTCCGCTGCCACAGTGCCGAATATCAGGAACAACCTGAAAATCGTAAAGGTTTACCTATTGGCCCAAAACGGCAGGCGTGATCCCAATTATACGAGTCCTTCACCGATTGTCGTCGGTGACACGGCGGCAGCTGAAACGAGTTTGACTAATTCTTATGACTTAGCCGCCAAAGGACTGCTCAATTATCGTTGGAAACTGTATCGCGTCGTGGTTCGTCCCAAAAATCTCTTCTCCAATGAGTAG
- a CDS encoding tetratricopeptide repeat protein, producing the protein MAAGTKRLTAHSPLRLPGGGRWGVRAVMAALMVAAPWTAGAAAPEAAAPAQTAPPVVAPVAPGSGDSELFSLREQIARAPEDAVLHVRLGYLLLNAGALAEAKTAFDEALKHNRHSHAAMTGEGILLARAGNLKEAEQVLLAALVRNPDPVRTHYELGRVYEASGDLDKALAEYKEGIAKYRQGRK; encoded by the coding sequence ATGGCGGCTGGCACGAAGCGTTTGACGGCACACTCCCCCTTGCGCCTGCCTGGCGGCGGGCGGTGGGGCGTACGTGCCGTCATGGCCGCACTCATGGTCGCCGCTCCCTGGACGGCGGGTGCGGCAGCGCCCGAGGCCGCGGCCCCGGCGCAAACGGCACCGCCCGTTGTCGCCCCGGTCGCCCCGGGTTCCGGGGACAGTGAGCTTTTCAGCCTGCGGGAGCAGATCGCGCGGGCGCCGGAGGACGCCGTCCTTCATGTGCGCCTGGGGTACCTGTTGCTGAACGCCGGCGCCCTGGCAGAGGCGAAGACGGCGTTCGACGAGGCGCTGAAGCACAACCGCCACTCCCATGCCGCCATGACCGGGGAGGGGATTCTCCTGGCCCGGGCCGGCAACCTCAAAGAGGCCGAGCAGGTACTGCTGGCGGCCCTGGTCCGCAATCCCGACCCGGTCAGGACCCATTACGAGCTGGGGCGCGTGTACGAGGCGTCGGGCGATCTCGACAAGGCGCTGGCCGAGTATAAAGAGGGCATCGCCAAGTACCGGCAGGGGAGAAAGTAA
- a CDS encoding cytochrome c3 family protein, producing the protein MSCVTADCHGKMGTEKYVHGPVATGDCTFCHKQAGKHKFEAIENTGKLCAECHERLDTHKYVHAPVKQGKCFTCHDSHQSPNKYQLRAAGAELCFKCHDRSIMKGKFVHGPVAVGSCTTCHAVHQGDFPKLLRTTANAVCFECHADKAEAFKNKKFTHAPVQKSCTLCHDPHNGGYRYNFKADGSEELCLGCHKDKQTDINSATVKHKGLATEKKCLACHDPHVSDYVKQLTMQPADLCMSCHNKEYGAGATRVANMKAMLDANTDFHGPIKQKDCSGCHNTHGSKNFRILRENFPPVFYAGYNPENYKLCYMCHEKSLADDERTTKLTAFRNGDQNLHFVHVNKTVKGRTCRACHDAHATNNPRHVRDSVPFNAWKLPVGFEKTADGGRCLPGCHKLFAYDRKHAVKNQ; encoded by the coding sequence GTGTCCTGCGTCACCGCCGACTGCCACGGCAAGATGGGCACCGAAAAGTACGTGCACGGTCCCGTGGCGACGGGCGACTGCACCTTCTGTCACAAACAGGCGGGAAAACACAAGTTCGAAGCCATAGAGAACACGGGCAAGCTGTGCGCCGAGTGCCATGAGCGGCTCGATACCCACAAATACGTACATGCCCCGGTGAAACAGGGCAAGTGCTTCACCTGCCACGATTCCCACCAGTCACCCAACAAATACCAACTTCGCGCCGCCGGCGCGGAACTCTGCTTCAAGTGCCACGACCGCTCCATCATGAAGGGCAAATTCGTCCATGGGCCGGTTGCCGTGGGGAGTTGCACCACCTGTCACGCCGTGCACCAGGGCGATTTCCCCAAGCTGCTGCGGACAACGGCCAACGCCGTCTGCTTCGAATGCCACGCCGACAAGGCCGAGGCCTTCAAAAACAAGAAGTTTACCCATGCTCCGGTTCAGAAGTCCTGCACCCTCTGCCATGACCCCCATAACGGCGGATACCGGTACAACTTCAAGGCCGATGGTTCGGAAGAACTCTGCCTTGGCTGCCACAAGGACAAGCAGACGGACATCAACTCGGCCACCGTGAAGCACAAGGGGCTCGCCACGGAAAAGAAATGCCTCGCCTGCCATGACCCCCACGTGTCCGATTACGTCAAACAGTTGACCATGCAGCCGGCAGACCTCTGCATGAGCTGCCACAACAAGGAGTATGGGGCCGGCGCGACGCGGGTGGCGAATATGAAGGCCATGCTGGATGCCAATACGGATTTTCACGGCCCCATCAAGCAGAAGGACTGTTCGGGGTGCCACAACACCCACGGTTCCAAGAATTTCAGGATCCTGCGCGAAAATTTTCCCCCCGTCTTTTATGCCGGCTATAACCCGGAAAACTACAAGCTGTGCTACATGTGCCATGAAAAATCCCTGGCCGACGACGAGCGCACGACCAAGTTGACCGCCTTCAGAAACGGCGACCAGAACCTGCATTTCGTCCATGTCAACAAAACGGTGAAGGGGCGTACCTGCCGGGCCTGCCACGATGCCCACGCCACCAACAACCCGCGCCACGTGCGGGATTCGGTCCCCTTCAACGCCTGGAAGCTGCCGGTCGGTTTCGAGAAGACCGCCGACGGCGGGCGTTGCCTGCCGGGGTGCCACAAGCTCTTCGCCTATGACCGGAAGCATGCGGTGAAGAATCAATAA
- a CDS encoding pilus assembly protein yields MIQGSFKLGAVLTALALALGSGATMLHAASSQTTYAPSMSDYCVQPPFLAGYVPPQVLFTMGKDHKFYYPAYNDASDIDGDGQLEISYKNDFEYYGYFDSYKCYNYTSGRFEPYGNTSSKYCTGTNAGKWSGNFLNWVAMSRADVIKLVIYGGYRTADNQGTNYDEISGEYIPQDGHIWGKEYVGSDAASLFPGGVSNSRALFCVNGVTTNGNSISQLNVIPEADKIKNSSGNYVTGLRAWNWVNVDGNSNICSGTAIDLNNDGQAESATLTGLAKYNVSVKVCDPSSGFINDATWETKHCKQYGSNYRSIGLMQLYGETSSSAKVCSKDMYTSCTSDSTCSSISKGQCVNAANMFFGLIAGSYQNPKAGGFIRKDVYSINEETNQSNGQFQTSASSGKGLLIKSIEQFKAQASYPLNTQWGNPIGEILYEGMRYWAGKGTPTSDFVSSISSGSNGDNSNYASKPDWDTPATLYPTCSMRFNLVFSDVYNSFDDDQLPGSAFNTSFSGDLTNLNVQTLADRIGNNESLGTSMVVGESLATSSLSGRCDNKTSIAGMGSVRGLCPAEGDLKGSYYPAAVALYGHNSMLANTNTSNVLTYVVAFTSNVPEARVTTADGTQALIMPYGKSVSSSYGWNCTTTNTTFTVAGVRDATNTSVPNLKIDAKSGYTTSSCPSMATVGYYVLDKMYNSSNKLNYIQFLTSYDDLGGGDYDLDVLAKYTVCAAGNSNCSDLTGSQVRVTVERVYSSAGNPNAFGFTVAGVGSLSGTYMIVQHTSSPPSGTSWATTSTPLPTTSQSMIFNAASSTVTLPKPPLWYAAKYGGFKDTDGTGLPYTDDTCDPATRGSNTRNTRCNQWDTVGNGTPDNYFLVTDPSKMEAQLRLALDSILARVASGTAASILNNSQGSGASLIQAVFFPRKDFDNGTSGYWVGELYNMWYYLDPFLQTTSIREDTNKDFSLNLRNDRIAQFYFDSSQNKTQVQLYSDANGDGSPDSATPDVVVDPDAISSLWKAGRSLWSRNPTSDPRLLYTHTDDSTLDIFNNNSLTKFTTLTSAYNPALQNKSTILSLLGMSDITKTGKVIDYINGSDQSADSDGTLYRSRKVSISNCGITSTNLESTSSDSCYRVWKLGDIVTSTPKVVSTVSQNSYNNAVPNGYNDQTYTKFLNSSTYQNRGMVFVGSNDGMLHAFRLGVLKELSGRYDKAQFYYSGSPATSSSNLGREEWSFIPKQALPYLPYLKDTAYCHLYYVDKSPSLIDASVIKPSTCSSSANYWDCTKSSDGSTWETVLVGGMGYGGAAKWNGDSTYTAPTDSVKTPVKGTSTATGVGYSSYFALDVTDPTTPKYLWEFPGTTSAVGQLGFSTTGPAFVRIAGKVKATDGVTDTASPDHTKNGRWFAVFASGPTGYIDTVQHTFLGQSDQQLRIFIVDLATGALVRTIDKFADNTTLPTYAFAGSLSTSVIDTDRWNSGSSGWYSDDAVYIGYVQKASDGTWTNGGVIRLLTKESTDPSTWVASPLISGIGPVTTSVTKLQDRSNKNLWLYFGTGRYFFKGDDATGQRVLYGVKEPCYSTINRYARTGLNNINGGTDNDIDSTCTDSSPSGLVNQSGSASSAPATTLSTNAPGWYINLDGADSTNSINAERVITDPVASAAGAVFFTTLKPSGDVCKFGGDTLIWAVRYDTGGAPPSAAMQGKALIQVSTGAFSQISLQSAFSSSNQRYNSRRLSTAISGVPPVSQGLSLVTNPPPVKKFLHVKEK; encoded by the coding sequence GATCACAAGTTCTATTATCCGGCCTATAACGACGCCTCGGATATCGACGGCGATGGCCAACTCGAAATCTCCTACAAAAATGATTTCGAATATTATGGTTATTTCGACTCCTACAAGTGCTACAACTATACGAGCGGCCGCTTTGAGCCCTACGGCAATACCAGCAGCAAGTACTGCACCGGTACTAATGCCGGTAAGTGGAGTGGCAATTTTCTCAACTGGGTCGCCATGTCCCGGGCCGATGTGATCAAGCTGGTGATATACGGCGGTTATCGAACCGCGGACAACCAGGGGACCAACTACGACGAAATCAGCGGCGAATATATTCCCCAGGACGGCCATATCTGGGGTAAGGAGTACGTGGGGAGCGACGCCGCCAGTCTTTTTCCTGGCGGGGTCAGCAACAGCCGCGCCTTGTTTTGCGTCAACGGGGTCACGACCAACGGCAACAGTATCTCACAGTTGAATGTGATTCCCGAAGCCGACAAGATTAAAAATTCGTCAGGGAATTATGTGACCGGTCTGCGGGCCTGGAACTGGGTCAACGTGGACGGCAACAGCAATATCTGCTCCGGCACCGCCATTGATCTGAATAACGACGGACAAGCCGAGTCCGCCACCTTGACGGGGCTGGCCAAGTACAACGTCTCGGTCAAGGTCTGCGATCCGTCGTCAGGCTTCATCAACGACGCCACTTGGGAGACGAAGCACTGCAAGCAATACGGTTCCAACTACCGCTCCATCGGCCTGATGCAGCTTTACGGCGAAACTTCCAGCAGCGCCAAGGTCTGCAGCAAGGATATGTACACCTCCTGTACCAGTGACAGCACCTGTTCCTCCATCAGCAAGGGGCAGTGCGTCAATGCGGCCAACATGTTCTTCGGCTTGATCGCCGGGTCGTACCAGAATCCCAAGGCAGGTGGCTTCATTCGCAAGGACGTTTACAGCATCAACGAAGAAACCAACCAAAGCAACGGTCAGTTCCAGACCTCCGCCAGCAGCGGCAAGGGGTTGCTGATCAAATCCATCGAGCAGTTCAAGGCCCAGGCGTCCTATCCGTTGAACACCCAATGGGGCAACCCCATCGGTGAGATTCTGTACGAAGGGATGCGCTACTGGGCCGGCAAGGGCACCCCGACTTCCGACTTTGTTTCCAGTATCTCCAGCGGCTCCAACGGCGACAACAGCAACTACGCCTCCAAGCCGGACTGGGACACGCCGGCAACCCTGTACCCTACCTGTTCCATGCGTTTCAACCTGGTCTTTTCCGACGTTTACAACAGCTTCGACGACGACCAGTTGCCCGGCTCGGCTTTCAATACCAGTTTTAGCGGCGACTTGACGAACCTGAACGTCCAGACGCTGGCCGACCGGATAGGGAACAATGAAAGTCTGGGCACTTCCATGGTGGTGGGGGAGTCGCTGGCGACCAGTAGCCTATCAGGGCGTTGCGACAACAAGACCTCCATCGCCGGCATGGGGAGCGTCCGCGGGCTCTGTCCGGCTGAGGGGGATTTGAAGGGGAGCTATTATCCGGCCGCTGTGGCCTTGTACGGACACAACTCCATGCTTGCCAACACCAATACGTCCAACGTACTGACCTATGTGGTGGCCTTTACCTCCAATGTGCCCGAGGCCAGGGTGACGACAGCGGATGGAACCCAGGCCTTGATCATGCCCTACGGCAAATCGGTGTCCAGCAGTTACGGCTGGAACTGCACCACCACCAATACAACCTTCACCGTTGCAGGCGTCAGAGATGCTACAAATACAAGCGTGCCGAACCTGAAAATCGATGCAAAATCCGGTTACACCACTTCAAGTTGCCCCTCCATGGCGACGGTCGGCTATTATGTGCTTGATAAAATGTACAACTCATCAAATAAACTCAACTATATCCAATTTCTTACCTCCTATGACGACTTGGGGGGGGGCGACTATGATCTGGACGTGCTGGCCAAATATACGGTCTGCGCCGCAGGTAACAGTAATTGCTCGGATTTGACCGGAAGTCAGGTCCGGGTGACGGTGGAACGCGTGTATTCGTCGGCGGGCAACCCGAACGCTTTCGGCTTCACTGTTGCGGGCGTCGGCTCTTTGTCCGGAACCTACATGATCGTGCAGCATACCTCGAGCCCGCCGTCAGGGACGTCATGGGCTACCACCAGCACCCCACTTCCCACTACCTCCCAGTCCATGATTTTTAATGCCGCCTCCTCAACCGTCACCCTGCCCAAGCCTCCCTTGTGGTATGCGGCCAAATACGGCGGCTTCAAGGATACGGACGGCACGGGACTGCCGTACACCGATGACACCTGCGATCCCGCCACCCGAGGCTCGAACACGCGCAACACCCGCTGCAACCAATGGGACACCGTGGGGAACGGTACCCCGGACAATTACTTCCTGGTGACCGACCCGAGCAAGATGGAAGCGCAACTGCGCCTGGCGCTGGATTCCATTCTGGCGCGGGTCGCCTCGGGGACGGCGGCCTCGATTCTCAACAACAGCCAGGGGAGCGGTGCCAGCCTGATCCAGGCGGTCTTCTTCCCGCGCAAGGATTTCGACAACGGGACGTCGGGCTACTGGGTCGGCGAACTCTACAATATGTGGTATTACCTGGATCCGTTCCTCCAGACGACCTCCATCAGGGAAGATACCAACAAAGATTTTTCATTGAACCTGAGAAACGACAGGATTGCCCAGTTCTATTTCGATTCATCCCAGAACAAGACCCAGGTGCAACTGTACAGCGATGCGAATGGCGACGGCTCGCCGGACTCGGCGACACCGGACGTGGTGGTGGACCCCGATGCGATCAGCAGCCTCTGGAAAGCCGGGAGATCCTTGTGGAGCAGGAATCCGACCAGTGACCCGCGCCTGCTCTATACCCATACCGATGATTCGACCCTGGATATCTTCAACAACAATAGCCTGACCAAATTTACGACCCTGACCAGTGCCTACAATCCGGCATTGCAGAACAAGAGCACCATCCTGTCGCTGCTTGGCATGTCCGACATTACCAAGACCGGCAAGGTGATCGACTACATCAACGGCAGCGACCAGAGCGCGGACAGTGACGGCACCCTCTACCGCAGCCGCAAGGTCAGCATCAGCAATTGCGGCATCACCAGCACCAATCTGGAATCAACGTCCTCCGACAGTTGTTACCGTGTCTGGAAACTCGGCGATATCGTGACGTCCACCCCCAAGGTGGTTTCAACGGTAAGCCAGAATTCCTATAACAACGCCGTGCCCAACGGTTATAACGATCAGACCTACACCAAATTTCTCAACTCCTCGACCTACCAGAATCGGGGAATGGTGTTTGTCGGCAGCAACGACGGCATGCTGCATGCTTTCAGGCTGGGGGTGCTGAAGGAACTCTCCGGTAGATACGACAAGGCGCAGTTTTATTATTCCGGCAGTCCGGCAACCAGCAGCAGCAACCTTGGACGCGAGGAGTGGAGCTTCATCCCGAAACAGGCACTGCCCTATCTGCCGTATCTGAAGGATACCGCTTATTGTCATCTTTATTACGTCGATAAATCCCCGTCGCTTATTGATGCCAGCGTCATCAAGCCGTCAACGTGCTCCTCGTCCGCAAATTACTGGGATTGCACCAAGAGTTCGGACGGTTCCACCTGGGAGACCGTGCTGGTTGGGGGAATGGGATATGGTGGCGCGGCCAAATGGAACGGCGACTCGACCTACACCGCCCCGACAGACAGCGTCAAAACGCCGGTTAAGGGGACAAGCACCGCGACCGGCGTGGGGTATTCCTCCTATTTCGCCCTTGATGTGACTGATCCTACCACCCCCAAGTACCTCTGGGAGTTCCCGGGGACAACCTCCGCCGTCGGGCAGTTGGGCTTTTCCACCACCGGCCCGGCATTCGTCCGTATTGCGGGAAAGGTCAAAGCGACGGACGGCGTGACGGATACGGCGTCACCTGATCATACGAAAAATGGCCGTTGGTTTGCCGTGTTCGCCTCAGGTCCCACAGGGTACATCGATACCGTGCAGCATACCTTCCTGGGGCAGTCTGACCAGCAACTGCGGATTTTCATTGTCGATCTGGCCACCGGTGCCCTGGTGCGGACGATCGACAAATTCGCCGATAATACGACGCTCCCGACGTACGCATTTGCCGGCTCCCTGTCCACGAGCGTCATCGACACCGACCGGTGGAATTCGGGGTCCAGCGGGTGGTACAGTGATGACGCTGTCTATATCGGCTATGTGCAAAAGGCCAGCGACGGCACATGGACCAACGGTGGCGTGATACGACTATTGACCAAGGAAAGCACCGATCCCAGCACGTGGGTCGCCTCGCCCCTTATCAGCGGTATTGGTCCCGTCACTACCTCGGTTACCAAGCTGCAAGATCGCAGCAACAAAAATCTCTGGCTGTACTTCGGGACCGGCCGGTATTTCTTCAAAGGTGACGATGCTACGGGACAGCGGGTTCTGTACGGTGTCAAGGAACCCTGCTACAGTACCATAAATCGATATGCCAGAACCGGGCTTAACAACATAAATGGTGGAACGGACAACGACATCGACTCAACTTGCACCGACTCATCGCCATCAGGGCTGGTGAATCAATCGGGTTCGGCCTCATCAGCGCCGGCCACAACCCTCAGCACGAACGCCCCAGGGTGGTACATCAATCTGGATGGGGCCGACAGCACCAACTCCATCAATGCCGAGCGGGTGATTACCGACCCGGTTGCCAGTGCCGCCGGCGCGGTGTTTTTCACCACCTTGAAGCCGAGCGGGGACGTCTGCAAGTTCGGTGGAGATACGCTGATATGGGCGGTACGCTATGATACCGGCGGCGCTCCGCCTTCCGCGGCCATGCAGGGGAAAGCCCTGATACAGGTTTCCACTGGGGCATTCTCGCAGATATCGTTGCAGTCAGCCTTCAGCAGTTCAAACCAACGGTACAATTCGAGGCGTCTGTCAACCGCGATTTCCGGAGTTCCCCCTGTTTCCCAGGGGCTTTCACTGGTTACGAACCCGCCACCGGTGAAGAAGTTCTTGCATGTGAAAGAAAAATAA
- a CDS encoding TlpA disulfide reductase family protein has product MITTIPPSPVWAALKKSALLGVLFAACAVLPPTPAHGTLQQLQTGMEAPDFSLYQAAGEKRSFADLKGEKLTILLIWSTWDKKSEKALARMEQLYRKYRGRGLAVVAIEADVRGGADADPHIRSIVGRLGLTYPVLVDRGLDYFHDIGIIALPTTVIVDRERVIRYELSGYPLVGAEEMADFVTASLEGARPAIAAKKGYQPAKSALRFYNMGRNTLKSGRMAESSEMWFKKAIEADPAFVLPHISLGKFYRERGDKALAEAQFREALSKEPTHVIALCESALLMFEDGRLAEGQSLLESALKADESYTPCYYYAGFAYGRQDKPEQALQMFDEAERINPLDYNLYVYKGRVFEERKRPREAAGAYRKALETILQIDETLKRTGQTPGAKTGEGMLLARAGNLKEAEQVLQAALVRNPNPVRTHYELGLVYEASGDPDKALAEYKEGIAKYRQGRK; this is encoded by the coding sequence ATGATCACGACCATCCCCCCATCCCCCGTTTGGGCCGCCTTGAAAAAAAGCGCGCTGCTGGGCGTTTTGTTCGCGGCCTGCGCTGTTCTGCCCCCCACACCCGCCCATGGGACGCTCCAGCAGCTCCAGACCGGCATGGAGGCCCCCGACTTCTCCCTGTACCAGGCGGCCGGTGAAAAGAGATCGTTTGCCGACCTGAAAGGGGAGAAGCTGACGATCCTCCTGATCTGGTCCACCTGGGACAAGAAATCGGAGAAGGCTCTGGCCCGGATGGAGCAACTGTACCGGAAGTACCGCGGCCGGGGACTGGCGGTCGTGGCCATCGAAGCGGATGTGCGGGGCGGCGCGGATGCCGACCCGCACATCCGTTCAATAGTCGGGCGGCTCGGGCTGACCTATCCGGTGCTGGTGGACCGGGGGCTGGACTATTTCCACGATATCGGCATCATCGCCCTGCCCACGACGGTCATCGTTGATCGGGAGCGGGTCATCCGGTACGAGCTTTCCGGCTACCCGCTGGTGGGTGCGGAGGAGATGGCGGATTTCGTGACCGCCTCCCTGGAGGGGGCGAGGCCGGCCATAGCGGCGAAGAAGGGGTATCAGCCGGCCAAGAGTGCGCTTCGTTTCTACAACATGGGGCGGAATACGCTGAAATCGGGACGCATGGCCGAGAGTTCGGAGATGTGGTTCAAGAAGGCCATTGAGGCCGACCCCGCGTTTGTCCTGCCCCACATCAGTCTGGGCAAATTCTATCGGGAGCGGGGCGACAAGGCCCTGGCTGAAGCGCAGTTCCGGGAGGCCCTGAGCAAGGAGCCGACCCATGTCATCGCCCTGTGCGAATCGGCGCTGCTCATGTTCGAGGACGGGCGGCTGGCAGAAGGGCAGAGCTTGCTGGAGAGCGCATTGAAGGCGGACGAATCCTACACGCCGTGCTATTACTACGCGGGTTTTGCCTATGGCCGGCAGGACAAGCCGGAGCAGGCGTTGCAGATGTTCGACGAGGCGGAGCGGATCAACCCCCTGGACTATAACCTGTACGTGTACAAGGGGCGGGTGTTTGAAGAGCGGAAGCGACCGCGGGAAGCGGCCGGGGCCTATCGCAAGGCGCTGGAAACCATCCTCCAGATCGATGAAACCCTGAAACGCACTGGGCAGACCCCCGGCGCCAAGACCGGGGAGGGGATGCTCCTGGCCCGGGCCGGCAACCTCAAGGAGGCCGAGCAGGTACTGCAGGCGGCCCTGGTCCGCAATCCCAACCCGGTCAGGACCCACTACGAGCTGGGGCTCGTGTACGAAGCGTCGGGCGATCCCGACAAGGCGCTGGCGGAGTATAAAGAGGGCATAGCGAAGTATCGGCAGGGAAGAAAATAG